In Defluviimonas aquaemixtae, the sequence TCGTCTTTCCGGCAAATGCGCTCGCGACGGGCTGCGCGTTCTACGTTCTTGTCACGGTATGTGGCCCTATCTCGGGAGTGCACTTCAACCCTGCCGTGACGTTTGCCTTCGCGCTGCTGCGCCATGTCGCCCCCGGCGCGGCACTGGCCTGTTTCGCGGTGCAGGTCGCGAGTGGGATTGCGGGCGCCTGGATCGCGCAGGGCGTGCCGACCTCGACATCCTGCAGCTCTCGCAGAGCGGCCGCACGGGTCCGCGCCCATCGCTGGCAGAGGTGGTCGCGACCTTCGGGATGCCGTTCGCGATCATCGGAGACTGCGCCTTTCACCTGCACACGCGCCTGTCTTCGTTGCTGTCTACATCATCGGGGCCCGCTGGTTCACCGCTTCGACGAGCTTCGCCAATCCCGCAGTCACCATCGCTCGCGGGCTGACCGACACCTTTGCAGGTATCCTGCCGAGCCTCGTCCCGTCCTACCTCCTCGCCCAGCTTGCTGGCGCGGCATTTGCCGCGTTTTTCCTGCCGAAGCTCTTTTCCGGCTGAAGTTTCGGGTGCAGACTGTTTGGAACCCGAAGACGGAGTTCGGACGATGAAATGGCATCACGTTGAGGAGAACTGGTCTGCGTTCTTCGACGCGATCACCGACCGCTGGCCGGATGCCGACGAGGCCGAGCTCGAGGAAATCGACGGCGACCAGCGTGTCTTCATCGCTTACATCGCCGAACTGACCGGGCAGGAGCCGGGCGAAGCGCGC encodes:
- a CDS encoding aquaporin, producing MADAQSGVNAGLVFPANALATGCAFYVLVTVCGPISGVHFNPAVTFAFALLRHVAPGAALACFAVQVASGIAGAWIAQGVPTSTSCSSRRAAARVRAHRWQRWSRPSGCRSRSSETAPFTCTRACLRCCLHHRGPLVHRFDELRQSRSHHRSRADRHLCRYPAEPRPVLPPRPACWRGICRVFPAEALFRLKFRVQTVWNPKTEFGR